A segment of the Sphingobacterium oryzagri genome:
AATCTCCTCGCCGTGGAGAAACCTTCGTAACCCGTAAAATTACGATGGCGACGGCTGCTATTGCCGTTGGCAAACAAGAATGTCTGTATTTGGGTAATCTTAATTCGCTTCGTGACTGGGGACATGCTAAAGATTATGTCGAAGCCATGTGGCGTATTTTGCAACAAGATGTTGCCGAGGATTATGTTATTGCGACGGGGGTAACAACATCGGTGCGTGATTTTGTGCGTATTGCATTTGCTGAGGTTGGTGTAGAGCTAGCTTTTGAAGGCGAAGCAGAAGCTGAAGTGGCTAAGGTTGTCGCTTGCACAAATCCGGAATATCAATTAGAAATCGGAAAAACAGTTGTTAAAATAGATCCAACCTATTATCGTCCTACAGAAGTTGACCTGTTATTGGGCGACCCTACGAAATCAAAAACAAAGTTAGGCTGGACGCCACAATATGATTTAGCGGCATTGGTTAAAGAAATGGTAGAGTCTGATTTGCATTTGGTTAAAAAGGAATCATATAATGCGCAATGGGAACACATTGTTGGGTAACAGTTTCGGATTTGCATGTGACTTTTAGACAAAGTTTCTAAAGGAAAAGATCTTTGGTAGTAAAGAAAGTTTGGAATAAAATTGAAGAAGGTTTTACGTTCGTCTATTGGGCTTTTATAATTTTAATTAAGAAGTTTTATGTCTGTTTATAAATCCATTGTTAAAAATTTGGCGGCAAATTCATTCGGAATGGGAGTAAATTTTCTGCAGCAGATTGCCATGGTACCTTTATTCATTACCTATTGGGGCGTAGATAAGTATGCTGATTGGATCATTATTACTGCTTTGTCGTCTTTTTTTGCCATGACAGATTTGGGTTTAAATCGGGCTAGCAATAACGAATTCGTCATAAGATATCAGAAGGGAGATTTAGATGCATGCGCCAAGTTACAGGTTAATGCCCTCTTATTCGTTATGTCGGTTTTTGCCTTATTCGTAATTTCTTCAGTACTTGTGGCGTTCGTATGGGGATTTAAGGGTGTGTTAGGTGTAAAAGTTTTTACTGAAACGGAAACCTCTTACGCATTTATTATTTTATTAAGTCAAATATTCGTTACGATGTACGGTCGTGTTTATCACGGTGTATTTAGAGCTACGGCTCGTACTCATATTGCTATTATAACCGACAATATCGTCCGTCTTGGAGAGTTATCAGTACTCTTTTTAGGTATATTTTTTCATTTGGATATTATTGCGCTGCTAACATTGTATTTAGCTCCCTCGGTGTCGGGAGCCCTATTTAAATGGATATACACGCGAAGGATTTTTTCTACAAAGCTTGCGCTGGACGGTTTCGATAAACATACGTTCAACTCATTGATTCGGCCTTCTATTGCCTTTATGATCTTTCCAATGGGGCAAGCAATTTCCAGCCAAGGACTAGTTTTTGTGGTCAACAGTATATTGGGAGCTTCAATTCTTGTTGCATTTACTACAACACGAACGCTGGTCAACTTTCTAAGACAGCTAATGAATATGCTTTCGACATCAGTAAATCCTGAGATTTGTGCAGCTTACGGCAGAGATGACAAAAAAACAATAACGCACATCTACTATAGATCATTAATAATAACGTTTTTAACAACGATGTTTAGCGTTGCCGTATTAATTTTTGCCGGCAAATTTATTTATTATGCATGGACTAAACATGCAGTGGTCTTTGACGCGAACTTTTTCTACGGGATGTTATTTGTTATGTTAGCATCTTGTTTGTGGGGGTTATCGAGCGTAATTCCGCTGGCCACTAACACGCATGCGCGATTCACCTCTGCATTTCTTTTTTCTCAGCTGTCAGGCGTTCTTCTCTGTTACTTAGTGCTAAGTATTAACCCATATCTTTCGATGATACCACTCGTTTTAGGGTTTACTGAAAGTGCTCTGTTTCTTTTCACGTTGAAGGAGAATAATAAATTCTTGGGTATTGATTTCACTAAAATGTATGCGGAGCTGATTTTTCAAACCAAGTTTCTTTTTAACAAAGGACTCAAACTATTGACGAGGTAATTTTACTTAAAACATATACTAATAAGAATGTTTAGAAATATATATAAATTTTTGATCAATAACTTTCGGGTTGTTACAAAGTTCCAATTGTGGAGATTCAGAAATGCATATCCTGTAAAAGTAATAAATGATAATTTTCTTGCAGGTAATCCTACTGTCCACTTTCTACATCGGTATTTGACAACAAATACAGGAGACCGAGCATGCGGATATTACCAATATTTTCTCCCAGAATTTGAAAATTATAAGTGTGTTGTTCACGATATCAATAATGTTAAGTTTCATTTAATCAACTCTGAAGATATAGTAATTATCGGTGGGGGCGGCCTACTCAATGCCACCGCAGAATGGAATTATAGTATCGATAAAGCAGCAAAGATTGCTGGAAAAGCTGTTATATGGTCTGCCGGATTTAACTCAAAGGTTGGGAAGAAAATGAGAATAACCATTGATTGGACCAAATTTGACTTAATATCGGTTCGTGATTTTTCTTACGAGGATTTTAGGTACGTTCCCTGTGCGACATGTGTTATGCCTAGCTTGCAAAAGGTTTATGACGTGAAGAGAAAGATTGGTATAGTTGCTCATAAAGATGTTTTGCATCATTTGCCGGAAGGAATGACTGATTATGAAATGATTACTAACAGTGTTTCTCTTGAAGATTTTGTAGCATTTATAGGAAGTTCCGAAATTGTACTCACCAATAGTTATCATGCCGCCTATTGGTCCTCTTTGTTGAAGAAAAAATGTGTTCTCTTTGCTCCGAGATCGGAAAAGTATGACTTCTATAAATATCCGCCAACATTATTCTCGGGAAATTTGCTAGCAGATATAAATAGCGCTTCGATTTATCCAAATGCTTTAAATGAAGCGAAGCAACTCACCTTAGACTACGTTAAAGATATCAAGAGACTTCTCGAAACAGAAGCGAATAAAAGTTAAATATTATTTAAAAGTAAATTTAGAATTTAAAATATTGATAAAGCATAAAGGGATGAAAGTATTGTCTGTAGGAACTATGGTTGGATTATCTAATACTTGTCTACACCGTCATTGGGCATTGGAAAAGATTGCTGATGAGATTTATGTGGTTAATACACGCTCGGAGAAAACTTCATTCTTTTATAAAATTGCTAATTATTTATTTCAAAAAGGAATTCCAATCCGTTTGCCTGATGATTGCAATGCAAATCAAGAGATAAGGAACATAATTGATCAGAGCGGTAAGGAAGCGTTTGATGTGCTATGGATCGATAAAGGAATAACCATTAATCCTGATACTTTAGCACATGTAAGAAGATTGTCGCCTAAAACTAAGATCGTTAGTTATTCACCGGACAATATGGCCCTTAAACACAATCAAAGCCAAAATTATTTAAAGTGTGTGCCACTTTACGATGTACACTTTACTACAAAATCATACATTTTAGAAGACTTGAAAAAACTCGGAGCCGTTCGCGTTGAATTTACCACTAAACATTATGAGCAGACATTCCATTACGAACGGGATCTCGCTAAAGAAGAAATGGACCGTTTAGGTGGAGACGTCGGTTTTATCGGAGCATGGGAAAAAGAACGTTGCGAAAGTATCTTGTATTTGGTAAATAATGGTATAAAAGTGAAGGTCTATGGTGATGGGAAATGGAATGATTATAAAAATATCGAAAATTTGGAGATTAAGCCTGGAGTTTATTCTGAAGATTATTCTAAGGCACTCCAATCATTTAAGATATCGTTATGTTTCTTACGTAAAATGAATCATGATTTGCAAACGTCGCGTACTATGGAAATTCCTGCCTGCGGAGGCTTTATGTTGGCGGAGCGAACGATAGAACATTTGGAATTGTTTGAGGAGGGAGAAGAAGCAGAGTACTTTTCTTCAAATGAAGAGTTACTAGAGAAATGTAGGTATTATTTGATAAATGACGATAAAAGACGAAGTATCGCCAAAGGTGGAAAAAATCGTTGTGCTACATCAGGATATTCAAATGAAGAATCAATTAGGCGTATGCTTAAAATAGTTTTAAATGAGAAGGTATAAGATTAAAAAACGATACGATGGCGAAGTGATTCCTCTAATGAGGAAATTTTTTGATATTGTATTGGTTATTTCTTTTATTGGTGAAATGGTGTTTTTCCCGTCCTCCGCTAACTTTGTAGGATGCTTGATGGAAGTTATTGTTTGGTCAATATTTCGATTCTTTTTTTTGAAAAGGCAGATCATACTGGAACATCCTTTTTCGTTTTTAGCCTTTTTATCATTTTTTCTCGCTCGCTATATTCCTTTGCCAGCGACATTGTTGGAGGGAAAGCCCATCACATACGGTTTTGAAGTTCCTTTTCAAACATTTTTCTGGGAAACAATCATCTTTATAGTCGCTTCAATGGCTTTTTACGCAAGCATTAAGGGAAGTATAAAGCAAAACAATTTTCTTAAAAATATTATGTACAAATACCATTTTTTCCGCACGGATGCTATGACCCTATGGGTAATGGGAGGGATAGGAATGGTTATAAAAATCCAGCAACTATCAGTAGCTGGAGATGTTGAATTCGGAGATGTAGATAATAAATTTTTAGCGGGTTTAGTATACCTTCAATATGCGCCCTTGATTATGTTATTTCCTTCATTATCGCATATTTCATTTGATAGTCGAAGAAATAAATTCGTTTGGTTGTACACAGCATTACTTTTCATTACGAGCTTCGCCACCAATAGTAGGCAATCGATGATTTATCCGATTTTGACGATATTATTGTTGTTTTTTCTGTATTTGCTAAAACATAAAATTTCTCCATTTCGACTGTTTTCTCCAGCAAAGTTAGTCGCCGTTAGCATGATGATCTTTTTTGGATTGGGTTTTCTCTCCGATATTTCTCTCGCTATGTTATATAACCGTAGTAGTCGAGCTGAAATCGATAGGGCTGAGCTCTTTGAACAAACGATCCAGACATTGCAAAATGATGAGACTATGGAAGGATTGAGAAATGTATCCCTAGAAGAGAATGCTAGCGTAAGTTCTTATCTCGAGGGATGGGACGAAACCTATCTTAGCAACTTTATGTTGAATCGATATGGTAACATCCGTGTTTCGGATCAAACTCTTTATTACGCCGAGCGGATTGGTTTTGCTAATGAAAAAATGCAAGTAAGTTTTTTCTCTAAAGTTATTGCTGTATTTCCATTGCCCGTATTGAATTTTCTAGGAATACCATTTGATAAAAATGATTTTTTATATTCTCCTGGAGATATGCTTTATACGCTTGCTGGAGGAAGTGGTACGACGCTTGGGGGGTTTAGGGTAACAAGTCTGGTAGCTGATGGGCTTGCTACCTTTGGATATTGGTGTTTCCCGTTAATATTCATATTGCTATTTGGGGCATTTAAACTTCTTGATTGCTTTGTCTATTATCAAGATGGTCGGATTATATACTCAACACTGGGCTTAATAAACGTATTTGGTTTTTTGGGAATGTTTCGAAATTCTATCGGATGTATTGTTATCGTGACATATATAATGAGAGGATTTTGGCAGCAATGCTTCACCTTTTGGATAGTTGTATTCTTAATCCATTTAATTCCATTTCGGAAAAATAATAAGTAAATATTAAAGATAAATTTACTAAGAATAAATAATGAAAGTGTGCTACATATATAGGGAGAAGGAGCGAAAAGCGCATAGTATCGAGTTACTATTCGATACTATTTCGCGAGAAGTTCGGGCAAGTGGAATTCAGGTTGAAAAATGGTATAAACCACTTTCCAATTTAAAAGCGATTCTCTCCTTGAGAAGATTGAATGCCGACATTTATCATATAACTGGAGATTGTTATTACCTGTCATTATTTCTTCCGTGGAATAGGACTGTTATGACAGTTCACGATATTGGAATGTATAAAAATCATCCGAAAACGCTAAAAAGACGGTTTTTTGCATTTGTTTCATTTGTTCTACCCATGAGACTGCTTAACTTTTGTACTGCTATTAGTGAATTGACGAAAGGTGATTTGGTTGATATTTTAGGTGTCAATCCGAATAAAATCCTTGTTATCCCCAATCCATTAGTACATCCCATAGCATTTACACCTAAAGATTTTAACACGGAATGCCCAACAATATTACAGATTGGTACCGGAAATCACAAAAACCTGATTGGACTAATCGAATCTGTAAAAAATCTACCGTGTAAATTGGATATTGTAGGTAAGCCTTCGGATTATTTAATCAAATTGATGGATGATTATGGCATCGTTTACAGTCTCAGTTCGAATATAACAAATGAACAAATTTTGGAAAAATATCGGATGTGTGACATCGTTTATTTTGCTTCTCTTTCCGAGGGATTCGGACTTCCAATATTGGAAGCCCAGGGAATTGGTAGGCCTGTCATTACAAGCGATATGGAGCCCATGCGATCAATTTGTGGAGGGGGAGGCGTGCTCGTAGACCCGTTAAACTATGAGACAATTAGAGCGGCAATCGAAATGTTAACGTCTAATGTTTCTCTGCGAGAGCAACTCCTTCAAATAGGTTTAAAAAACGTTGAGAAATATAAGGTAAAAGACATCGTAAATCAATACTTGAATTTATACAATAATTTAAAACATGAAAAGCATAGTTTTAGTAACTAATCACCTCACACCATACCGAAGGAAATTCTATGATGATTTTTATGAGGCATGTCGTGATATAGGAATAACGTTTACGGTTTTATTGATGACCAAACGTGAACCTAAGCGAAATTGGGACTATGATAGTCTTCGTGTGAATTACGCAGTGTTAATGAAAGACATTCACATTACCTTTCCGATAAATAACCATTTAAATTTGGAGGTTAATAAACAGTTAGAAAAGCTAAATCCAGATTTAGTGCTTATGGCGGGAAGCTATATGTATCTAACAAATTGGCTCGTTTTGTTCAAAAAAGCAAAACGAAATTATCCGGTAATATACTGGAATGAGGCTCACTTTGAAGAGAAAAGAGATTACGGTTTTACTATTTTAAAGGTTAGGGATTTAATTAGAAATACTATTTTTCCTCGGTTTGACGGCTTTTGGTTTAGTGGCAGTCTATCAAAGAAGTTTGTAAACTATTATGGCCGAAAGGAAGCGAAAAATTATCTTTTACCAAACTTTGTGGATAATGACTTATATACGCAAACAAGAAGCCGATCGAAAGAAGATCGGATTACAATAAGAAAGAATCTAAATATTCCTATTGAATCTAAAATTGCTTTTATACCAGCAAGACTTTCTAAAGAAAAAGGTATCGATTTATTTTTGCGTATTTTAAAAGAATGTAAACTGCCCAATAATTTAGTTTTTTTAATTGCGGGAACAGGAGACTACGAAGATGTAATCGCTGATGCGATTAATAATTTTGACGTTGATGCGAGATTACTCGGCTTCCAAAAACAACCTCAAATGTTGGATTTATACAGCATAGCTGATTTTTTTGTCCTTCCCTCGTTGTCTGATCCTAATCCATTGACCTGTATAGAAGCGTTATGGTGTGGTCTACCTCTTTTGGTTACTGTCCATGTTGGAAACAATCCTGAGGTAATTAGTGAAGGCGTTAATGGTTACGTCATAGATTACAGTCAAAAGGACGCAAGCACGTTAAAGATTGAACAGTTTTTTAACGCCAATAATGACTGGCTTGAAACTGCAGCCAAGACTTCGGTTTCTATAGCAGAACACTACTACGATCCGAAATTAAGAATACCTCAGGTATTAAAACAAATGAAAACAGATTTTGCCTAATTGTCATGATTAATAAAGCTTCCTTACCTGCGCGAATAGATTGGATAGATATTGCTAAAGGAATATGTATGTTCTTTATAATATTGGCTCATTCTGGATATGTTCCTGCTTTGATCGATAGGTTCTACAATTCTTTTTTCTTATCTGGTTTTTTTATGTTATCGGGGTATTTGTTTCACAATCCGGAAAAGCCTTTTTCTTTAACCATAAAATTGAAAAAAATAATAGACACGTTGGTAATTCCTTACCTGCTCTACTGGATTATCAGTTTTTCTATCGATTCAATGCTGAAGGGAGATTTTTTGTTCATGAAAGAGCTGCTTATACACATCTTGAAAGGCGACAAATTGTGGTTTATGTCTGTGTTAATCGTTTCGGAGATTTTTTTAGCGATAGTTTTATCCAGTAAATATGTGCATTTATCATTACTTCTCTTTTCTGTAGCTTCCCTCATCCTATGGCATTTTTTTAAAGATTATGATTTGATATGGTTTCTGCAGGTATCATTTATTGCCAACGTATTTTTGGTAATGGGTTATTTTTTTCGATTGTACAATAGGTTGTTTTTAGATATTGTACATAGGAATGTATATTTTGGTCCAATAGCACTCTTGTGGCTAATTTGCTTTGGTATTCATAATTACTACGGTTTCAAGATAACATTCAATGGCAATTCATTTGGCAATATATTTTATTTTATTGTCTACGCTTTGACAGGTTCATTATTGGTTTACAAAGTATCATACAAAATCAGCGATATTACCGTTGCTCGGATATTTTTCGTTTTTATAGGAATCAATTCTTTACTGTTTTATTTTTTCCAAAACCAAATTTTAAGAATATTGAAAAAAATATTTTTTTCATTTACTATGGAAAAAAACTATTTCTTACCATTCTTAATTGCTTTTTTGGTGATCGCTATATTGTACTATCCAATCAAACTCGTTAATAGATACTTCCCCATTTTGACAGGGAAATCGAAATTATTCACAAAATGGTAATCGTTTTTATTTTAAATATTGGTAACGCCATACATAATCGCTGTTCGTTACCCGAAAATCACTTATGGTTATGAAAATCCTTCGCGTAATACCTTCCATGGACCCAAGGCATGGCGGTCCGAATCAGGGAATCCGAAATTCTATTCCCGCTTTACAGCAGTTGGGTGTTGAAAATGAAGTGGTGTGTATGGACGATCCAAGTGAACCTTTTTTGCAAAACGTATCGTTTGTAATTCATGCTATTGGAAAATCGAAAACGGGTTGGGCATATAACTCTACTTTGTCAAGCTGGTTGAAAAATTATATCGCTGATTACGATGTTGTTATTGTGCATGGGCTATGGCTTTATCATAGTTTTTTAACGATTCGTATCGCCGGAAAGTTAAAAGGCAAAAAGCCTAAGATTTACGTTATGCCGCATGGTATGTTAGATCCTTGGTTTCAAAAAGATAAAAGCAGAAGATTTAAATCATTGCGTAATGAAATATACTGGAATTTAATAGAGAAGCATGTTGTAAACAATGCGGATGGACTCTTTTTTACTTGTGAGCAAGAGTTATTATTGGCGCGTGAAACATTTAAAGGATATAACCCTAAGAAGGAATTGAACGTAGGATATGGAATACAAGCCCCTCCTGAATACATGGAGAAATTCGTTCAAACGGTAGCGGGAAATCCGTATTGGCTTTTTTTGAGTAGGATTCATGAGAAGAAGGGAGTTGATCTACTTATTGGAGCTTATAAACAATTGAAAGAGCGAAATCCTGATATTCCAGACTTGGTTATCGCGGGACCTCTGGAGTCTAGTTACGCAAAAAATATTGTCGGAATGGCAGGTGGAGACAATAAAATTCATTTCCCAGGTTTGTTACAAGGCAATGATAAGTGGGCAGCTTTTTATGGCGCCGAGGTTTTTATTTTACCAAGTCATCAAGAAAACTTTGGTATTGCAGTCGTAGAAGCTTTGGCTTGCGGCGTACCAGTTTTAATTTCAAATCAGGTAAATATTTGGCGTGAAATTGAAAATGGGGGCGGAGGGATTATTGCAGAGGATACGCTAAAAGGTACTTATACAGCAATGGAGAAATGGTTGAACTATTCACTTGCTGAAAAAAACAGGTTTAAACTTTCCGCTAGGGAAGTTTTTTCTGAAAATTTTAGTATTGGAAACGCAGCGAATAAGATGACTGAAATAATTTTTAGTGAGGTAGGAAATGCCAATAATTTTAAGTGATTTAGGATATAATTTTCGAAGAGCGAACTTGTCTACTATTTTTTACATACATAGTGTTAGTGATATAAAAATAATTAACAATGCCATTAGACGATATTAATAAAGATACATATACAGGCGCCTCTTTTTCTGTTAGAAATCGACTAGCGAGGATGTTGTGGGGAATTATTTATATAATTCTTTTTAAATATTCACCCAGGCCATTTCACGAATGGCGATCGTTTCTACTTAGGTTATTTGGTGCTAAAGTCGGAAAGGGTGTTCATGTCTATCCAGGAGTAAAGATTTGGGCTCCTTGGAATATCGAGTTTGGTGACGAATGTGGTGTAGGTGGTGGTGCAATTTTGTACAGTCAGGGGAAAATAGTGTTAGGAAAGCGCAGCATAATCTCTCAAGGCGCTTATCTCTGCACGGGCTCACATGACTATACCAAAATTGGACATCCATTAATAACCTCGCCTATTGTAGTAGAATCTTTTGCTTGGGTTGCTGCTGAAGCTTTTGTTCATCCAGGCGTGACAATTGGTGAAGGTTGTGTGATTGGCGCTCGCTCTGTCGTGATAAAAAGTATGCCCGAATGGACGGTATGTGCAGGAAATCCCTGTAAAGTTTTAAAAGCCCGAGTTATAACTGATAATTAAATGTTGTTATGAGTCGATTAGATGATTTAGATTACACCAAAGGTATTTTAATACTCATTATGGTTTGTTTTCATATTAATGTGGGGTACTTGAGTAAATACGCCGATTTTGTGTATTCATTTCATATGCCTGCATTTCTTCTGCTTTCTGGCTTATTTTTAAGTTTAAATAACGACTTGAAGCCATGGTTCATTAAATTATTTCGGGGTTTGGTAATACCATATGTTTTTTTTGAACTTTTATATGTTGTATGTTTATACGTAATAGGTCGTTTCGGCATAAATTTTTCAAATAAGATTGATGAATTGGATATCTCTACAATCTCAAAATTTTTATTTGTAAACCCAATTGGGGCATTTTGGTATTTTCATACCTTAATTATATGCACATCAATAATATATTTTATACACAAGTTTGTAAAATTGGACTTGTTAAGTCGGACAATAATATTCTTGATAATAAGTTGGTGTATTGATAATTTCCTAATTTCTGGATTTCGATTTGAAAATTCCCTGTTTTTCATAATGGGTTATTTCTTTAGTAAATCAGATTTTACTATTCCTCCATCATTACTTTCAATATTGGCAATCGTTTTGATCTTTTTTAATGGTGACCATCATAGAGGAAATGTGGAGTCTATTTCGACAACAATTTTGATAATATCATTCTTAACAGCTTTTTATCGTTATTTACCATCTACTACGTTCACTAAAACCTTTACTTATTTTGGTAGAAATACCTTAATTATAGTCCTAATACATCCTATTTTTATTAACTTTTTTAAAATGTTTCAGAAGTTTTTTTATGAATTTGATAACACTTTAATTATCTATTCGGTTGTAAATTCTTTACTGACAATATCATTATGCCTTCTATCAGCCTACGTAATGGACTACATAGGTATTAGTAAAGTTCTATTTGGGAAAAAAATATACAGTAAATATTTAGCTTAATGGAAATCTCCACAATTATATTAACGTACAATGAAGAGAAACACATCGAAAGATGCATTAAAAATGCGCAGCGTTTTTCCAAATATGTCTTTTTGGTAGATTCCTTTTCAACAGATCGAACCAAAGCGATTGCAGAATCATTGGGGGCAATTGTTTATCAAAACAAATGGGAAAATAATTACGCCCGGCAACTGAATTGGGGTTTGACTAACTTACCGATAACAACCCCTTGGGTATTTCGGTTGGATGCAGACGAGTATCTGTCTGATGAATTAATATCGGAAATACATCAGGAATTTCCGCATATTCCGTCAACTGTTTCGGGGATCGTTATGGAACGAAAAATGGTTTTCTTAGGAGAGACCATTAAGAAAGGAAACGTGCAGTGGAATATGCTTCGTCTTTTTCGCTATGGAAAAGGTTTTTGTGAAGAGCGCTGGATGGATGAGCATATAGTATTGACCGAAGGAAGTTCCGTTCAATGGAAGAATTGCTTTTATGATGATAACCTGAACCCATTGGGCTGGTGGATCGCGAAGCACAATGGCTATAGTATTCGCGAAGCGATTGATCTTCTTGATATTGAGTTAAATTTCCTTCCGAAAGAAATTAGTGACTTTTCTGCCGAGATGTCAAAAGATGCCGAAGAAAAGCGATCGAAGAAAAAGAAGTATGCGAATATGCCGCTTTTTTGGCGGAGTTTTATCTACTTCATCTACCGTTACTTCTTTAAATTAGGATTCACCGAGGGTAAAGAAGGATTTTTGTGGCATTTTTTACAAGGCTGGTGGTATCGTACTCTAGTCGATGCTAAAATATATGAGATAAAAAAGCATTGTGGGACAAATCCAGATAAAATCAAGGCTTTTGTAAAGGAAAATTACCAAATAGATTTAGGTTAAGGCGGCTATGAGAATTTTAATACACGGTATAAATTATGCGCCCGAATTAACCGGCATCGGGAAATATACAGGCGAAATGGCGGAATGGTTGGCTGGGCAAGGACACGAGGTGCATGTATTGACGGCGGTTCCGTATTATCCAGAGTGGCAGGTGCACGAAGCTTACAAAGGTAAGCGCTGGCATACGGAACACTTGAATGGGGTACAGGTGCATCGCGTGCCATTATATGTGCCCGCAGAAGTGAGCGCAGCGAAACGGATCATCCACGAATTTTCATTTTTGGCGGCAACCTTACCCTTTTGGTTGAAAGCGTTTTTCTCCAAAAAATTTGATGTCGTTTTTTGTATTGCTCCTCCATTTCATTTAGCTGCTATGCCCTGGTTGTATAAAAGCTTGCGGAAAAGTATCTGGATCAACCATATCCAGGATTTGCAGGTTGATGCCGCAAAGGATCTGGGGATGATTAAGAATAAAACCTTTTTGAAATTGATGTTCGGTCTGGAACGTTTTTTCTTACAGAAAGGCACTCGGGTATCCACCATCTCCGAAGGCATGCAAAAGAAAATTTTAGCAAAGCAAATTTCCGGCGATCGCATGTTGTTTTTCCCAAACTGGGTCGATGGCAACGTTGTCTACCCTTTGCCTGTAGAGCAGTCTTTGCGTGCGGAGTTAGGCCTTTCGCTAGATGATAAAATTGTCTTATATAGTGGAAATTTAGGCGAGAAGCAAGGTTTGGACGCCATCATCCGTGCCGCCAGCCAATTTCGGGATGATACAGCCGTTAAGTTTGTGATTTGCGGATCTGGCGGAGGAAAAGAGAAATTGATGCAACAAGCGAAAGATAGTGGTTTGACAAACGTCTTCTTTTTTCCGTTACAACCTTATGAAAAATTATCTGCTCTATTAGCAATAGCCGATATCCATTTGGTTTTA
Coding sequences within it:
- a CDS encoding CgeB family protein codes for the protein MKVLSVGTMVGLSNTCLHRHWALEKIADEIYVVNTRSEKTSFFYKIANYLFQKGIPIRLPDDCNANQEIRNIIDQSGKEAFDVLWIDKGITINPDTLAHVRRLSPKTKIVSYSPDNMALKHNQSQNYLKCVPLYDVHFTTKSYILEDLKKLGAVRVEFTTKHYEQTFHYERDLAKEEMDRLGGDVGFIGAWEKERCESILYLVNNGIKVKVYGDGKWNDYKNIENLEIKPGVYSEDYSKALQSFKISLCFLRKMNHDLQTSRTMEIPACGGFMLAERTIEHLELFEEGEEAEYFSSNEELLEKCRYYLINDDKRRSIAKGGKNRCATSGYSNEESIRRMLKIVLNEKV
- a CDS encoding glycosyltransferase family 4 protein, which translates into the protein MKSIVLVTNHLTPYRRKFYDDFYEACRDIGITFTVLLMTKREPKRNWDYDSLRVNYAVLMKDIHITFPINNHLNLEVNKQLEKLNPDLVLMAGSYMYLTNWLVLFKKAKRNYPVIYWNEAHFEEKRDYGFTILKVRDLIRNTIFPRFDGFWFSGSLSKKFVNYYGRKEAKNYLLPNFVDNDLYTQTRSRSKEDRITIRKNLNIPIESKIAFIPARLSKEKGIDLFLRILKECKLPNNLVFLIAGTGDYEDVIADAINNFDVDARLLGFQKQPQMLDLYSIADFFVLPSLSDPNPLTCIEALWCGLPLLVTVHVGNNPEVISEGVNGYVIDYSQKDASTLKIEQFFNANNDWLETAAKTSVSIAEHYYDPKLRIPQVLKQMKTDFA
- a CDS encoding glycosyltransferase, with protein sequence MKILRVIPSMDPRHGGPNQGIRNSIPALQQLGVENEVVCMDDPSEPFLQNVSFVIHAIGKSKTGWAYNSTLSSWLKNYIADYDVVIVHGLWLYHSFLTIRIAGKLKGKKPKIYVMPHGMLDPWFQKDKSRRFKSLRNEIYWNLIEKHVVNNADGLFFTCEQELLLARETFKGYNPKKELNVGYGIQAPPEYMEKFVQTVAGNPYWLFLSRIHEKKGVDLLIGAYKQLKERNPDIPDLVIAGPLESSYAKNIVGMAGGDNKIHFPGLLQGNDKWAAFYGAEVFILPSHQENFGIAVVEALACGVPVLISNQVNIWREIENGGGGIIAEDTLKGTYTAMEKWLNYSLAEKNRFKLSAREVFSENFSIGNAANKMTEIIFSEVGNANNFK
- a CDS encoding polysaccharide pyruvyl transferase family protein is translated as MFRNIYKFLINNFRVVTKFQLWRFRNAYPVKVINDNFLAGNPTVHFLHRYLTTNTGDRACGYYQYFLPEFENYKCVVHDINNVKFHLINSEDIVIIGGGGLLNATAEWNYSIDKAAKIAGKAVIWSAGFNSKVGKKMRITIDWTKFDLISVRDFSYEDFRYVPCATCVMPSLQKVYDVKRKIGIVAHKDVLHHLPEGMTDYEMITNSVSLEDFVAFIGSSEIVLTNSYHAAYWSSLLKKKCVLFAPRSEKYDFYKYPPTLFSGNLLADINSASIYPNALNEAKQLTLDYVKDIKRLLETEANKS
- a CDS encoding glycosyltransferase, whose protein sequence is MKVCYIYREKERKAHSIELLFDTISREVRASGIQVEKWYKPLSNLKAILSLRRLNADIYHITGDCYYLSLFLPWNRTVMTVHDIGMYKNHPKTLKRRFFAFVSFVLPMRLLNFCTAISELTKGDLVDILGVNPNKILVIPNPLVHPIAFTPKDFNTECPTILQIGTGNHKNLIGLIESVKNLPCKLDIVGKPSDYLIKLMDDYGIVYSLSSNITNEQILEKYRMCDIVYFASLSEGFGLPILEAQGIGRPVITSDMEPMRSICGGGGVLVDPLNYETIRAAIEMLTSNVSLREQLLQIGLKNVEKYKVKDIVNQYLNLYNNLKHEKHSFSN
- a CDS encoding acyltransferase family protein, whose translation is MFFIILAHSGYVPALIDRFYNSFFLSGFFMLSGYLFHNPEKPFSLTIKLKKIIDTLVIPYLLYWIISFSIDSMLKGDFLFMKELLIHILKGDKLWFMSVLIVSEIFLAIVLSSKYVHLSLLLFSVASLILWHFFKDYDLIWFLQVSFIANVFLVMGYFFRLYNRLFLDIVHRNVYFGPIALLWLICFGIHNYYGFKITFNGNSFGNIFYFIVYALTGSLLVYKVSYKISDITVARIFFVFIGINSLLFYFFQNQILRILKKIFFSFTMEKNYFLPFLIAFLVIAILYYPIKLVNRYFPILTGKSKLFTKW